One Neoarius graeffei isolate fNeoGra1 chromosome 16, fNeoGra1.pri, whole genome shotgun sequence DNA segment encodes these proteins:
- the trim35-13 gene encoding LOW QUALITY PROTEIN: zinc-binding protein A33 (The sequence of the model RefSeq protein was modified relative to this genomic sequence to represent the inferred CDS: inserted 1 base in 1 codon), whose protein sequence is MNLAIKAXTLIDAMTTRFSVLEDDLSCPICGKIFQEPVVLFCKHKFCKLCLESSWDGGGACECPLCCQPSSMGELIVNKMLKTTCEGYLKERRKSNPFACKEHGESLTLFCLEDLQPTCVECKESGSHKGHRLYSLEEASQDCKAELKTALKPLQDKLKLFRNVKSTYDLTAEHIKRQTEHTERRIREEFEALHKFLQEEEAAKLSELKKEETEKSETIMEKTEEMENEIASLTNTIRHIEKEMSSQDIQFLQNYKQTIKRTWQIPQDPQMISGSLVDVAKHLGSLKFIVWEKMKNIIQYTPVILDPNTAANCFKLSEDLTTLQCCSYIFKLPDNPERFDVSAELLGAEGFCSGKHSWDVEVKNNTYWVIGVASESVKRKGKNVLTPAEGFWTIRLRNGEYKACSAPWSSLTMNRQPDVVRVVLDMDRSKVMFYDPRERTPLYTFTDIISPRVFPYFCSACKEHPLKVLPASVHVKV, encoded by the exons ATGAACCTCGCCATTAAAG GGACTCTCATAGACGCAATGACCACCAGATTCTCTGTCCTTGAAGATGATCTCTCCTGCCCAATATGCGGGAAGATTTTTCAAGAGCCTGTGGTGCTTTTCTGCAAACATAAATTCTGTAAACTCTGCTTGGAGAGTAGCTGGGATGGTGGAGGAGCTTGTGAATGTCCACTCTGCTGCCAGCCATCATCCATGGGGGAACTCATAGTGAACAAAATGCTCAAGACAACCTGTGAAGGTTATCTGAAAGAACGGCGCAAGAGTAACCCTTTTGCATGCAAGGAACATGGTGAGTCTCTGACCTTATTTTGTCTGGAAGATCTACAGCCTACATGTGTTGAGTGCAAGGAATCAGGAAGCCACAAAGGGCATAGATTATACTCTTTGGAAGAGGCGTCACAAGATTGTAAG GCTGAACTGAAGACCGCTCTGAAGCCACTGCAGGACAAGCTGAAGCTCTTCAGGAATGTTAAATCCACATATGATCTAACAGCAGAGCACATCAAG agacagacagaacatACAGAGAGGCGGATCAGAGAGGAGTTTGAAGCACTTCACAAGTTCCTTCAAGAAGAAGAAGCTGCCAAACTCTCAGAACTGAAGAAAGAGGAGACGGAGAAGAGCGAGACCATCATGGAAAAGACTGAGGAGATGGAAAACGAAATTGCATCCCTCACAAACACCATTAGGCATATCGAAAAAGAGATGAGCTCTCAGGATATCCAGTTCCTCCAG AATTACAAGCAAACCATAAAGAG AACTTGGCAGATACCCCAGGACCCACAGATGATATCAGGATCTTTGGTTGACGTAGCCAAACATTTAGGCTCTTTAAAATTCATTGTCTGGGAAAAGATGAAGAATATCATCCAATATA CTCCTGTGATTCTGGACCCGAACACAGCAGCCAACTGTTTCAAGCTATCAGAGGACCTGACGACACTTCAGTGCTGCTCCTATATCTTCAAACTCCCGGATAATCCGGAGCGCTTTGACGTCAGTGCTGAGTTGCTGGGTGCTGAGGGCTTCTGCTCAGGCAAACACAGCTGGGACGTGGAAGTCAAAAACAACACCTACTGGGTGATCGGAGTAGCCAGCGAATCAGTGAAGAGGAAGGGCAAGAACGTGCTGACACCTGCCGAGGGGTTCTGGACTATTCGGTTGCGGAACGGCGAGTACAAGGCTTGCTCGGCACCGTGGTCATCGCTAACCATGAACAGGCAGCCGGATGTGGTGAGGGTGGTGTTGGATATGGACAGGTCGAAGGTGATGTTCTATGACCCGAGAGAGAGGACACCACTCTACACGTTCACAGACATCATCTCTCCACGAGTGTTTCCTTACTTCTGCAGTGCCTGCAAGGAACATCCACTCAAAGTCCTTCCAGCGAGTGTGCATGTTAAAGTGTAG